From a region of the Paenibacillus sp. FSL R10-2734 genome:
- a CDS encoding ribosomal L7Ae/L30e/S12e/Gadd45 family protein, which yields MTDDRGLQDAQVKIGTKQTVKAVELGQAAEVYVAEDGDQRLTSRIVMLCNKQGVKITYVDTMLNLGKACGIEVGAAMAAVLKQ from the coding sequence ATGACTGATGATAGAGGACTACAGGATGCTCAGGTCAAGATCGGTACCAAACAAACCGTCAAGGCGGTAGAGTTGGGCCAAGCTGCAGAAGTCTATGTGGCAGAGGACGGAGATCAAAGGCTTACTTCCAGGATAGTTATGCTTTGTAACAAACAAGGTGTTAAGATCACATATGTGGATACAATGCTAAATTTGGGCAAGGCCTGCGGAATTGAAGTTGGCGCTGCGATGGCAGCCGTCTTAAAACAATAG
- the rpsG gene encoding 30S ribosomal protein S7 has protein sequence MPRKGPVTKRDVLPDPLYNSKLVTRLINRIMLGGKRGVAQSILYNSFKLIEERTGKDPMEVFEAAIKNIMPVLEVKARRVGGANYQVPIEVKPERRTALGLRWLVNYSRNRGEKTMEERLAAEIIDASNNTGASVKKREDTHKMAEANKAFAHYRW, from the coding sequence ATGCCACGCAAAGGTCCAGTTACTAAGAGAGACGTATTGCCAGATCCGTTGTATAATAGCAAGTTGGTTACTCGTTTGATTAACCGCATTATGCTGGGTGGTAAAAGAGGTGTCGCTCAAAGCATTCTGTACAATTCATTCAAATTGATTGAAGAACGTACGGGTAAAGATCCGATGGAAGTTTTCGAAGCTGCCATCAAAAATATCATGCCGGTATTGGAAGTTAAAGCTCGTCGTGTCGGCGGTGCTAACTATCAAGTACCTATCGAGGTTAAACCAGAGAGACGTACTGCTCTGGGATTACGTTGGCTCGTAAACTACTCTCGCAACCGCGGTGAGAAGACGATGGAAGAGCGTTTGGCGGCTGAGATCATCGACGCTTCCAACAACACAGGCGCTTCTGTTAAGAAACGTGAAGATACACACAAAATGGCTGAAGCAAACAAAGCGTTTGCTCACTACCGTTGGTAG
- the rpsL gene encoding 30S ribosomal protein S12: MPTINQLVRKGRQAKIEKSKSPALQKGYNALKREATNLSAPQKRGVCTRVGTMTPRKPNSALRKYARVRLTNRLEVTAYIPGIGHNLQEHSVVLLRGGKVKDLAGVRYHIVRGALDTAGVANRMQARSKYGAKRPKAKK; encoded by the coding sequence ATGCCAACAATTAACCAATTGGTTCGTAAAGGCCGTCAAGCCAAAATCGAAAAATCTAAATCTCCCGCTCTTCAAAAAGGGTATAACGCCCTCAAGCGTGAGGCTACAAATTTGAGCGCTCCGCAAAAACGCGGTGTGTGCACTCGTGTAGGCACAATGACTCCACGTAAACCAAACTCAGCGCTTCGTAAATATGCCCGTGTTCGTTTGACGAACCGTCTCGAGGTAACAGCTTATATCCCGGGTATCGGACATAACTTACAAGAGCACAGTGTTGTATTACTTCGCGGAGGTAAAGTAAAGGACCTTGCAGGGGTTCGTTACCATATCGTTCGTGGTGCATTGGATACAGCAGGTGTAGCTAACCGGATGCAAGCTCGTTCTAAGTACGGTGCAAAACGTCCTAAAGCTAAGAAGTAA
- the rpoB gene encoding DNA-directed RNA polymerase subunit beta, with protein MAGHLVQYGRRTRRSYARINEVLEVPNLIEIQQKSYDWFLEEGLREMFQDISPIQDFTGNLVLEFIDYSLGEPKYTVDDAKERDVTYAAPLRVKVRLINKETGEVKEQEVFMGDFPLMTETGTFIINGAERVIVSQLVRSPSVYFSTKVDKNGKKTYTATVIPNRGAWLELETDAKDIMYVRIDRTRKIPVTVLLRALGFGSDAEILELLGNDEYIRNTLDKDNTDSTEKALIEIYERLRPGEPPTLDNAKSLLVARFFDPKRYDLANVGRYKINKKLHIKNRLFNQRLAQPLVDDSTGEILAESGQMVDRRLLDELIPYFEKNVAFKNYRVTGGVMDSEDIPLQTIDVFSPIEEGRVIKLIANGNIDKSVKHITQADIISSISYFINLLHGIGNTDDIDHLGNRRLRSVGELLQNQFRIGLSRMERVVRERMSIQDANAITPQALINIRPVIASIKEFFGSSQLSQFMDQTNPLAELTHKRRLSALGPGGLTRERAGFEVRDVHHSHYGRMCPIETPEGPNIGLINSLSTFARINEYGFIEAPYRWVDPKTGKVTEQIDYLTADEEDNYVVAQANVLIEEDGTFKEDMVIVRYNKDSDNITTMPSNRVDYMDVSPKQVVSVATALIPFLENDDSNRALMGSNMQRQAVPLLIPKAPLVGTGMEHKSAKDSGVCVVSKYDGVIERSSANEIWLRRVETVEGKEVKGDIVKYKLHKFMRSNQGTCINQRPLAKRGDIVKKGDILADGPSTEMGELALGRNVVVAFMTWEGYNYEDAILLSEKLVKEDVYTSIHIEEYESEARDTKLGPEEITRDIPNVGEEALRNLDERGIIRIGAEISAGDILVGKVTPKGVTELTAEERLLHAIFGEKAREVRDTSLRVPHGSDGIIVDVKVFTRENGDELPPGVNQLVRVYIAQKRKISEGDKMAGRHGNKGVVARILPEEDMPFLPDGTPVQVVLNPLGVPSRMNIGQVLEVHIGMAALRLGIHIATPVFDGAREYDVFDTMEEAGMQRNGKTILYDGRTGERFEREVTVGVMHMIKLAHMVDDKIHARSTGPYSLVTQQPLGGKAQFGGQRFGEMEVWALEAYGAAYTLQEILTVKSDDVVGRVKTYESIVKGENVPEPGVPESFKVLIKELQSLGMDVKILSGDEQEIEMRELDDEDETSGDKLSLNLEGAEVGAE; from the coding sequence TAGAGTTCATTGATTACAGCCTGGGTGAACCAAAATATACGGTTGACGACGCTAAAGAGCGGGACGTAACGTATGCGGCTCCTCTGCGTGTAAAGGTGCGGCTCATTAATAAGGAGACCGGTGAGGTCAAAGAGCAGGAAGTGTTCATGGGAGATTTCCCGCTGATGACGGAGACCGGCACTTTTATTATTAACGGTGCGGAACGGGTTATTGTCAGCCAGTTGGTTCGCTCTCCAAGCGTCTATTTCAGCACAAAAGTGGATAAGAACGGCAAAAAAACCTACACCGCCACAGTAATCCCAAACCGCGGAGCGTGGTTGGAACTTGAGACCGACGCTAAGGATATTATGTATGTTCGTATCGATCGTACTCGTAAAATTCCTGTTACCGTACTTTTGCGTGCTCTCGGTTTCGGTAGTGATGCCGAAATTCTGGAATTGCTTGGCAATGATGAATATATTCGCAATACGCTGGATAAAGACAACACGGACTCCACGGAGAAGGCGCTTATTGAAATTTACGAGCGACTCCGTCCGGGCGAACCGCCGACACTTGACAATGCCAAAAGTTTGCTGGTCGCGCGTTTCTTTGATCCAAAACGCTACGACCTAGCTAATGTAGGCCGTTACAAAATTAATAAGAAATTGCACATCAAGAATCGTCTCTTCAATCAGCGTTTGGCACAACCTTTGGTTGATGATTCTACAGGAGAAATTCTGGCTGAATCAGGTCAAATGGTTGACCGCAGACTGCTTGATGAATTGATTCCTTATTTTGAAAAGAATGTTGCCTTTAAAAACTACCGTGTTACTGGTGGTGTTATGGACAGTGAAGATATTCCACTTCAAACGATTGACGTGTTCTCGCCAATTGAAGAAGGTCGGGTTATCAAGCTGATCGCTAACGGCAACATCGATAAGTCTGTTAAGCATATTACTCAAGCTGATATTATATCCTCGATCAGCTACTTTATTAATTTGCTTCACGGAATTGGTAATACCGATGATATTGACCACTTGGGTAACCGTCGTCTGCGTTCTGTAGGTGAACTTCTGCAGAATCAGTTCCGTATCGGTTTGTCCCGTATGGAACGCGTTGTACGTGAAAGAATGTCGATTCAGGATGCTAATGCAATTACGCCGCAGGCTCTGATCAATATTCGTCCAGTTATCGCGTCCATTAAAGAGTTCTTCGGTAGCTCCCAGTTGTCTCAGTTTATGGACCAGACGAACCCACTTGCGGAACTTACGCATAAACGTCGTCTGTCTGCACTAGGACCCGGTGGTTTGACACGTGAGCGCGCGGGATTTGAAGTTCGTGACGTCCATCACAGTCACTACGGTCGGATGTGTCCAATTGAAACACCAGAAGGTCCGAACATCGGATTGATCAACTCCTTGTCCACCTTTGCCCGCATCAATGAATACGGCTTTATTGAAGCTCCGTATCGTTGGGTGGATCCGAAGACAGGTAAGGTAACCGAGCAAATTGATTATCTGACTGCTGATGAAGAAGATAATTATGTAGTTGCTCAGGCTAACGTGTTGATCGAAGAAGATGGCACCTTTAAGGAAGACATGGTAATCGTTCGTTACAACAAAGACTCAGACAACATCACAACGATGCCAAGTAATCGTGTAGATTACATGGATGTTTCGCCTAAACAGGTCGTATCGGTCGCTACGGCGCTCATTCCGTTCCTTGAGAACGATGACTCCAACCGCGCTCTGATGGGATCTAACATGCAGCGTCAAGCTGTTCCGCTTCTAATTCCGAAAGCTCCACTGGTCGGAACAGGAATGGAACATAAATCCGCTAAGGATTCTGGCGTATGTGTTGTTTCCAAGTATGACGGTGTTATCGAACGCTCCTCAGCTAATGAAATTTGGCTGCGCCGTGTTGAGACTGTCGAAGGCAAGGAAGTTAAAGGCGACATCGTTAAATATAAATTACACAAATTTATGCGTTCTAACCAAGGTACCTGTATTAACCAACGTCCTCTAGCTAAAAGAGGGGACATTGTTAAGAAGGGTGATATCCTGGCAGATGGTCCTTCCACAGAAATGGGCGAACTTGCTCTTGGTCGCAACGTAGTCGTTGCGTTCATGACTTGGGAAGGTTACAACTACGAGGATGCGATCCTGTTAAGTGAGAAACTTGTTAAGGAAGATGTATACACTTCGATTCATATCGAGGAATACGAATCCGAAGCTCGTGACACTAAACTGGGACCTGAAGAAATTACACGTGATATTCCGAACGTAGGCGAAGAGGCTCTGCGCAATCTTGATGAGCGTGGAATCATCCGTATCGGTGCGGAAATTAGCGCTGGTGACATTCTGGTTGGTAAGGTTACTCCGAAGGGTGTAACTGAATTGACCGCAGAAGAACGTCTCCTACACGCTATCTTTGGTGAGAAGGCTCGTGAAGTACGGGATACATCCTTACGCGTTCCTCATGGTAGTGATGGTATTATCGTGGACGTTAAAGTATTTACGCGTGAGAACGGTGATGAGCTGCCTCCTGGCGTAAATCAATTGGTTCGTGTCTACATCGCTCAGAAACGTAAGATCTCTGAAGGTGACAAAATGGCCGGACGTCACGGTAACAAGGGTGTCGTTGCTCGTATCCTACCAGAAGAAGATATGCCGTTCCTTCCGGACGGTACGCCAGTTCAGGTTGTTCTTAACCCTCTAGGCGTTCCTTCTCGTATGAACATCGGACAGGTGCTCGAGGTCCATATTGGTATGGCTGCATTGCGTCTGGGTATTCACATTGCAACACCGGTATTCGACGGAGCACGTGAGTATGACGTGTTTGATACGATGGAAGAAGCTGGTATGCAACGCAATGGTAAGACTATATTGTACGATGGTCGGACAGGTGAACGCTTCGAACGTGAAGTTACTGTCGGCGTCATGCATATGATCAAACTGGCGCACATGGTTGATGATAAGATTCATGCCCGTTCAACAGGTCCTTACTCACTAGTTACGCAACAGCCGCTGGGTGGTAAAGCTCAGTTTGGTGGACAGCGTTTCGGGGAGATGGAAGTGTGGGCGCTTGAAGCTTACGGTGCTGCATATACATTGCAAGAAATCTTGACGGTTAAATCCGATGACGTGGTTGGTCGTGTGAAGACTTACGAATCCATCGTCAAAGGTGAGAATGTACCGGAACCAGGTGTTCCTGAATCGTTCAAAGTATTGATCAAAGAACTGCAGTCCCTGGGTATGGATGTTAAGATCCTTAGCGGTGACGAGCAGGAAATTGAGATGAGAGAATTGGATGATGAGGACGAGACGTCAGGCGACAAACTTAGCCTCAATTTGGAAGGCGCAGAAGTCGGAGCAGAATAA
- the rpoC gene encoding DNA-directed RNA polymerase subunit beta', whose product MLDVNNFEFMKIGLASPEKIRSWSRGEVKKPETINYRTLKPEKEGLFCERIFGPQKDWECHCGKYKRVRYKGVVCDRCGVEVTRAKVRRERMGHIELAAPVSHIWYFKGIPSRMGLALDMSPRSLEEIIYFASYVVTDPGETPLEKKQLLSEKEYRSYREKYGYGFQAGMGAEAVKKLLQDIDIEKELEFLKEELRTAQGQRRNRAIKRLEVIEAFRNSGNKPDWMIMDVLPVIPPELRPMVQLDGGRFATSDLNDLYRRVINRNNRLKRLLDLGAPDIIVQNEKRMLQEAVDALIDNGRRGRPVTGPGNRPLKSLSHMLKGKQGRFRQNLLGKRVDYSGRSVIVVGPYLKMYQCGLPKKMALELFKPFVMKELVNKGLAHNIKSAKRKVERVSPEVWDVLEEVIREHPVLLNRAPTLHRLGIQAFEPILVEGHAIRLHPLVCTAYNADFDGDQMAVHVPLSAEAQAEARILMLASGNILNPKDGKPVVTPSQDMVLGTFYLTMDNKEEKGTGMILRTVNEAVSAYQRGTAGLHARVAIPVKALGKTCFTEKQQGAMLITTVGKIIFNEIYPSSFPYINEATKTNLLHGTPEKYFIYEKGADIRELIESAPEASAVGKEYLGLIIARCFETYHTTKTSMILDKIKQLGFTYSTRSGVTVAVSDVIVPEEKVTILKESEAKVDVVANQYRRGLITNDERYDRVIEIWSKTKDDLTNILLKSMDRFNSIMLMVDSKARGNKSQITQLGGMRGLMATPSGRIFELPIKANFREGLTVLEYFISTHGARKGLADTALRTADSGYLTRRLVDVAQDVIVREEDCGTDKGFTVSRIQDGKEVIEDLYDRIEGRYCFETVRHPETNEIIVHRNDLIDSDKAEAIVNAGVTKLQIRSVLSCRARHGVCKKCYGRNLATGKHVEIGEAVGIIAAQSIGEPGTQLTMRTFHTGGVAGDDITQGLPRIQELFEARNPKGQATISEIDGVIKEIRETKDRREIEVQGEAESKTYSITYGSRLRVSEGQEIEAGDELTDGSIDPKEMLRIKGIRGVQNYILQEVQRVYRNQGVEINDKHIEVMIKQMLRKIRIIDAGDTSLLPGAFADIHEYEAANKEAILSGKEPAVAKPVLLGITKASLETDSFLSAASFQETTRVLTDAAIKGKVDKLLGLKENVIIGKLIPAGTGMNRYRNVKLSDPNAESALESLETVPAE is encoded by the coding sequence TTGTTGGACGTTAACAATTTTGAATTTATGAAAATCGGACTCGCTTCTCCGGAGAAGATTCGTTCATGGTCCCGCGGAGAAGTTAAGAAACCGGAAACCATTAACTATCGTACATTGAAACCGGAAAAAGAGGGTCTTTTCTGCGAGCGTATCTTTGGACCGCAAAAAGACTGGGAATGTCATTGCGGTAAATACAAACGTGTCCGTTATAAGGGCGTAGTCTGCGACCGTTGTGGCGTTGAAGTTACCCGTGCTAAAGTTCGTCGTGAGCGTATGGGTCACATTGAATTGGCTGCTCCGGTATCTCATATCTGGTACTTCAAAGGTATCCCAAGCCGTATGGGTTTGGCGCTGGATATGTCTCCAAGATCTCTTGAAGAGATTATTTACTTCGCTTCGTACGTTGTAACTGACCCAGGTGAAACACCACTGGAGAAGAAACAACTTCTGTCCGAGAAAGAATACCGCAGCTACCGTGAAAAATACGGTTACGGATTCCAAGCCGGCATGGGCGCTGAGGCTGTTAAGAAGCTTCTTCAAGACATCGATATTGAAAAAGAGCTGGAATTCCTCAAAGAAGAACTGCGTACGGCTCAAGGCCAACGTCGTAACCGGGCGATCAAACGTCTGGAAGTCATTGAAGCATTCCGTAACTCAGGCAACAAACCTGATTGGATGATCATGGATGTTCTACCGGTAATTCCTCCGGAGCTTCGTCCAATGGTTCAATTGGATGGTGGCCGTTTTGCTACGTCTGATTTGAATGATCTATATCGTCGCGTTATTAACCGGAACAACCGTCTGAAAAGACTGCTTGATCTCGGTGCTCCTGACATTATCGTGCAGAACGAGAAACGGATGCTACAGGAAGCTGTCGATGCTCTCATCGATAACGGCCGTAGAGGACGTCCGGTAACGGGTCCTGGTAACCGTCCACTTAAATCGCTCAGCCATATGCTGAAAGGTAAACAAGGACGTTTCCGCCAGAACTTGCTCGGTAAACGGGTTGACTATTCTGGACGTTCCGTTATCGTAGTAGGACCGTACCTCAAAATGTATCAGTGCGGACTTCCTAAGAAAATGGCGCTAGAATTGTTCAAGCCTTTTGTCATGAAAGAATTGGTTAACAAGGGCCTTGCCCACAACATAAAGAGCGCGAAACGTAAAGTTGAGCGTGTAAGTCCTGAGGTATGGGATGTACTTGAAGAAGTAATTAGAGAACACCCAGTACTTCTAAACCGCGCACCTACACTTCACCGTCTTGGTATTCAAGCATTTGAACCAATTTTGGTGGAAGGTCATGCTATTCGTCTTCACCCACTCGTATGTACGGCTTATAACGCCGACTTTGACGGTGACCAAATGGCGGTGCACGTTCCTCTGTCCGCAGAAGCTCAAGCGGAAGCACGTATTCTCATGCTTGCATCCGGTAATATCTTGAACCCTAAAGACGGAAAGCCGGTTGTAACACCTTCCCAGGATATGGTCCTTGGTACTTTCTACCTGACTATGGACAACAAGGAAGAAAAGGGTACTGGTATGATTCTGCGTACCGTAAATGAAGCTGTATCAGCTTACCAACGCGGAACTGCAGGTCTTCATGCTCGTGTGGCTATTCCAGTTAAAGCACTAGGCAAAACTTGCTTTACGGAAAAACAACAAGGTGCAATGTTGATTACTACAGTCGGTAAAATTATCTTTAACGAAATTTACCCAAGTAGTTTCCCTTATATCAATGAGGCGACTAAGACTAACTTGCTGCATGGCACGCCAGAGAAATACTTTATCTATGAAAAAGGCGCAGATATTCGCGAGTTGATTGAATCCGCTCCAGAAGCCAGCGCTGTAGGTAAAGAATATCTGGGTCTGATTATCGCTCGTTGCTTTGAAACTTATCACACAACCAAAACCTCTATGATTTTGGATAAAATTAAACAACTCGGCTTTACTTATTCCACACGTTCTGGTGTTACTGTAGCCGTGTCGGATGTTATCGTGCCTGAGGAAAAAGTTACGATCTTGAAAGAGTCCGAAGCTAAGGTTGATGTGGTAGCTAACCAATATCGCCGTGGTCTGATCACCAATGACGAGCGGTACGACCGTGTTATTGAGATCTGGTCGAAGACTAAGGATGATCTTACGAACATCCTGCTTAAATCGATGGATCGTTTCAACTCTATCATGCTCATGGTTGACTCTAAGGCGCGTGGTAACAAATCGCAGATCACTCAGCTGGGTGGTATGCGTGGTCTGATGGCAACACCATCGGGTCGGATTTTCGAATTGCCAATTAAAGCGAACTTCCGTGAAGGTCTTACGGTCTTGGAGTACTTTATCTCCACTCACGGAGCGCGTAAAGGTCTTGCCGATACCGCACTTCGTACTGCTGACTCAGGTTACTTGACTCGTCGTCTCGTTGACGTGGCGCAGGACGTTATCGTCCGTGAAGAAGATTGCGGAACGGATAAAGGGTTCACAGTTAGTCGTATTCAGGATGGTAAAGAGGTTATCGAGGATCTGTATGACCGTATTGAAGGTCGTTACTGCTTCGAAACTGTTCGTCATCCAGAAACGAACGAAATCATTGTTCACCGGAACGATTTGATTGACTCTGATAAAGCAGAGGCGATTGTAAACGCTGGTGTAACTAAGCTGCAAATTCGTTCTGTACTCAGCTGCCGTGCTCGTCACGGTGTTTGTAAGAAGTGCTACGGACGTAACTTGGCAACTGGTAAACACGTTGAGATCGGTGAAGCAGTTGGTATTATCGCCGCACAATCCATCGGTGAACCAGGAACCCAGCTTACAATGCGTACGTTCCATACCGGCGGTGTTGCCGGTGATGACATCACGCAAGGTTTGCCGCGTATTCAGGAGTTGTTTGAAGCCCGTAACCCTAAAGGTCAGGCTACAATCAGTGAGATCGATGGTGTAATCAAGGAAATCCGTGAAACTAAGGACCGTCGCGAAATCGAGGTTCAAGGCGAAGCAGAATCCAAGACTTATTCCATTACTTATGGATCACGTCTACGTGTCAGCGAAGGCCAAGAGATTGAAGCTGGCGATGAGTTGACAGACGGTTCGATTGACCCTAAAGAAATGCTGCGTATCAAAGGGATCCGTGGGGTACAAAACTACATTCTGCAAGAAGTTCAGCGTGTATATCGTAACCAGGGCGTTGAGATCAATGATAAGCACATTGAAGTAATGATCAAACAAATGCTTCGGAAGATCCGTATCATTGACGCGGGCGACACAAGTCTGCTACCAGGCGCGTTTGCGGATATTCATGAATACGAAGCTGCTAACAAGGAAGCCATCTTGTCTGGTAAAGAGCCTGCAGTTGCTAAACCGGTTCTACTCGGTATTACTAAGGCGTCTCTTGAGACAGATTCCTTCTTGTCTGCTGCTTCTTTCCAAGAAACTACTCGTGTCTTAACAGATGCTGCTATCAAAGGCAAAGTAGATAAGTTGCTTGGACTTAAAGAAAATGTTATTATCGGTAAGTTGATTCCTGCAGGTACTGGCATGAATCGCTACCGTAATGTTAAACTTAGTGATCCAAATGCAGAAAGCGCACTTGAGTCTTTAGAGACGGTTCCTGCTGAATAA